Genomic segment of Centropristis striata isolate RG_2023a ecotype Rhode Island chromosome 21, C.striata_1.0, whole genome shotgun sequence:
atatatatatatatatatatatatatatatatatatatatatatatacagtttaaatagttagctaaaagtaggGAGCttaacagttgaaatagttagatAAAAATTACAGATAAAACTGTTAGCTAAATGTAGCATTatgaataaacagttgaaataattagataaaatattaCGATAAACTGTTAAAACTGTAAGCAAAGTATTGCataaagtgttttaaaagttaacTAAATGTAGCTTTATGGATAAACAGCTGAAgtagttacatatttacagatAAACTGTTGTAACCGTCAGCTAAAAATAGCTTTATGACAAagagttgaaatagttagctaaaactaTTGTCTAATCTGTTAAAAAAGAGATAAACTGTTAAAATTGTTAGCTTAAAGTATTGCCTAAAAGTTAGCTAAATGTAGCTTTGTGGATAAACAgatgaaatagttagctaagtGTGTCGTGTTCAAGTTTTCGTATTAACGAAAAGTTAACTAAAAGTAGCTTTATGGATAGACAGTTTTAATAGTTAGCTAAAACATACGAATGAGCTGTTAAAACTGTCATAGCCTTAAACTAAATGTAGCCTATaggctgataaaaaaaaagttagctaaaagtagctTTATggataaaaagtttaaatagtTAGCTGAAATTACAGATAAactgttgaaatagttagcttaaagtattGGATAAACTAATTTAGAAGTTAGCTAAATGTAGCTttatggataaacagttgaaaatgTTAACTAAAACTATAACTGTTGTAAAAGTGGATTATGGATAAACTGTTAAAATTGTGAGCTAATAAGCGGCTAAAATGTTTAGCCTCACTCCAAGTGATAGTAGTAGTACGACTGCTGACCGAACCAACCTAAATATTGACAGTTCAGTTGTGTGAAAGAATTCACAATATCCCCTTTGACATAATGAACAGTTTGGATCATTCATTGGGAATCAATAAAAGGCTATGGGAGTTCGTCTCAGGCTAACTTAAACATGCATCAAAGTTACACTGAAGTGCAGTATCCTGCCTGAGTAAATGTAGTTTCTGTAACATGAATTACAACCTGCCAATCTTCTGCTTTATCACCAACTATCTCCTCAACTTCAGTCCAATCATTTAATCATTGATCTCCTTATGTAACCTACAATCGGCTCCGTCCACCAGTGAGATGCTTCCACCAAATcatcaaaaaacataattatataACTGGCTGCACAATGGCTGCAAAAAAAGGCTGATGTTggttataatatattttgattaaTACAAATCAAATGTTATCCTGCAAACAGTTTGGTTTGATTTAGGTCAACTGACTTCCTCTCCGTACAGTAGTTCAGTGATAAAGACACCAATTGACGTTTTTGTTTCCCCCATATCTTTTTGGCTTGTTTGTGTGACAAAACGCTCCTGACGCCTGGTGTTTTATTACTCATGTGTAAGGTCCAAAGATCATTGTGAGCATGCGTTTGGGTGGTGGGCCCCTCCGGTATAAAACCAACCAGCTGTGTGACTGATAGCAACAGtgggtttttcttgtttcacACACACCAGACTGAGATTTGAGACTCTCCCTGTTTTGGGGCAAAGATGGACGCTGTAATGGACGCCATGCAGGGGTTTGGGGTGAGCACCACCCGCTACCTGCAGACCAACTATCAGGACGCCCAGGGTTTGTTTCTCTGGGTCTCCTGGGCGGCCGACCTCAGGAACaccttcttcatcttcttcccACTTTGGTTCCACCTGCGGTCCTCGGTGGCCGTCAAGCTCATCTGGGTGGCCGTGATCGGAGACTGGCTCAACCTGGTGTTCAAATGGTGAGTCAAGGTTCCAGGAGCAAAGAAATTAGAGATTTTATTACCTGGTTTTAATGCATGTTTGTGTCTTCAGGATTCTGTTTGGGGAGAGGCCATACTGGTGGGTCCACGAGACGGCTCATTATGCAAACACAGTCCGTCCTCACATCGAGCAGTACCCCATGACCTGTGAGACCGGCCCAGGTGAGAAACATCTAGACACTTTAACTAGAAGGGTTCATTTACCAATCCACTACTTGGTCCTTGAAAATCATCATGTTGATACTGAAATTAGTAAATTTTCTGCACCaaacaaatgttaaaatctGCAAGCTTTTAAAAACTTGTCAAGGATCTTTTTCTATGTGCAAATGTACATTATACTGCTGTGCTATATACATTATTTTCTTATAGCATTGTCTTATTGGtgattttaggcattttagcTTTTAagtacttgttgttttttttaataaaatgaacacaaaaaaacataatttattgtacaaaaaaaattacaaaaaaaatatgagaagaaTACTTATGAAAAGTGAAtgtagaattgaaaaaaaatattctaaaattcaagcatattttagcttttatttatttgtctttttctatgtGAAAACTAGTGTACATCATAGTTTCAGCTGCTACActcgttcattcattcatcgtGACTTTTGATTTTTCTATGAATTGACGGTTTAATGTAAGAAACTGTAAGATACTGTGAGACATAAATGGTAAATTTTGCTGCACAAATCGGTAATAAGCATTTAGTCTTTTCCTTCAATCTTtgctttttgtaaaataataatattaataataataataataataattattattataaattaattaattaaaattaatctcTTTTGCTACAGTATTTGGTGTACcttcttacatttatttcacaCACTTCTGAAACCATCCAGGCACTTTTGTAAGAggttttttataatatatttttatattataatattttaaatataaaacattcaaCTGCAGCATTCAAATCAATATAAGGAAGTAAAAAGGGACAATATATtacaaatgtagtgaagtataaaCCTTAtaattgcacttaagtacagtgtTATCTcataataaaatcataaaaataatgtaaatgtgtgtgtgtgtgatccagGCAGCCCCTCGGGTCACGCCATGGGCGCGGCGGGCGTCTACTACACCCTGGTGACCTCCATCCTCGCCATCATGACCAGCAAGAAGAAATTTGGGGGCAAGAAACCCACCAACAGGGAGCGGTGAGTCTGGGAGCCATcgatgtttgtgttgtttactaGATGTGTCTTATCGCTGAGGACACACTATCTGTCCGCTGAGGTTGATCATTGACTCCTGAGAACTGCTGGCTGCAGAAACCAGATTATACAAGAGTTGTTTTGACGTCCAGGCGGCTGAAAGTTCTCATGACGAGCTGAGAATAACTGTGTTAATGGTTATATGGCTGAAAAAACGTTGACTGGCTTTAAATCTCGAGTGCTGCAGCTGCaaaattaaatgatttaaaCTGTGTGATTTATTCTCTTTCAGGTATCTGAAGGTGGCTTTGTGGACGCTGTTTGGGGGcgtccaggtgtgtgtgtgtctctccagAGTTTTCATCGCCGCACACTTCCCCCACCAGGTTATCGCCGGGGTCATCTCAGGTCAGAGACGGAGTATTTAGGAATAAGAATTAGGAGATTTTCACATACAAGGGATTTTATTTGGTGTTTTGGTGcataacaaaaatatagaatatgaaaaaaatagtagtagtagttaaaaagtaaagaaaaattgtgaaaaagcacagactaaaacaaaaacaaatacagatttttttttactacaaacatggaaaataacagacaataaacataaatgtaatttaaaaaaattgaaacatGGAAAAATTGAAAACTAGAATACAACAttatttagaatagaaaaaatattataataattttaaaataaaatataataatattaaaataaaaatgagaataataacTGACAAGAAGAATGCacaaaaaatatgagaaaaaacagacaaaaagcatttataatattaaaaaagtataataaaaatgttaataataattgacaagaaagtacataacagaaaaaatgcacacaaaatatgagataaataaaaaaataaaataaaatagaaaaaattctattaaaatatataaaacagactAAAGAAGTTAAAAACCCTACAATAACTGTGGAAGTTTAGCTTTTACAAGTAtgtgtaaaatatttatgtaGGGTGATATTTTAAttactacagatgaaaactagccttctggctaactctggcttttttaagcatgtgtaatcatgtgttttatgaaattgcactgtccccttttaaataaagtaataataataataataataatcattggGTTCCAGGTATGATCGTGGCGGAGGCCTTCAACAGAACTCAGTGGATATACAACGCCAGCATGAAGAAATACTTCTACACGACTCTGTTCTTGACCTCCTTCGCTGTGGGCTTCTACCTGCTGCTCAGAGTGGTGGGCGTGGACCTGCTGTGGACTCTGGAGAAAGCCCAGCGGTGGTGTGATAAGCCGGAGTGGGTCCACCTGGACAGCACGCCCTTCGCCAGCCTGCTGCGTAACATGGGCACGCTGTTCGGCCTGGGCCTCGGCCTGCACTCGCCCCTCTACACCCAGAccaagaggagcagcagcacgCTGGTGAAGGCCTGCTGCATCCTCAGCTCTCTGTTCCTGCTGCACCTGTTCGACTCCTTCAAACCTCCCACGCACACCGTGCCGCTCTTCTACCTGCTGTCCTTCTGCAAGAGCGCCACCGTGCCGCTGGTCACCGTCAGCATCATCCCGTACTGCGTGAACGGAGCTCTGAGCCTGCAGAGCAAAAAGGGAGTCTGAGCACTGATCAGATCACACAGACTcatgaaatggagaaaaaaaaactttcctcTGGTGCCTTTTACATTCATATTTCCAGGAAAAAGGCCTCAAAAAGTGTCACCGGTGGGATTTTGGACACTGAACTCTGTGACACGAAGTGAAAGCACCATCCAAAATAACAGGAGCACCAACACAGACCACTAATGAATCCAGCAAAATCTGATCATTCCACTTGGAAAAGGACAAAACGATGAACGAACCTCAGTTTAAAGACAATAACAGTCACTCAAAGCGTTCATGTTGTATTTCAGCTCtttattaataatgtattttaaatgttaaagaaagtatttttggaactgttttgaatatttttaataaaaaatatcttgaagATGTATTAATGACTTGGTTTATATTTTACTGCATCGTAGAATCACACACCATCATTATCAAACCTTTAGTTATTTATCTATTAATCAGCTGTGTTGAGGTAAACAGTGGTGGAGTGTAACTtaatatatttactcaagtattaattcagaggtatttgtactttacttgagtttctGCTGATATTTATAACTGATATTCATACCTAACTTATAGATATAAGTACATATGATTGATCATCCATGTAgaatctagatttttttttttaatttatgctgGACTATTTATGAGCGGATAAATCCAGTTTCAAATGTGAATAGTCATTCAAAATTCAGCTGctgtctgttgtcacattcacaattttagcTCTGACATACACTATTTTACTTTGAatttacacaaaacacacctcTCACATGCACtattattgtgaaaaaagtgTATGTGAGAAGTTCaaatttgtgtatgtgagagctaaataggtttatgtgttttgtgtatgtcAGAGGtaatattgtgaatgtgagaaggaAGATATGACTTATATGAATTATGGCCCCTAATAGAAACCCCCTCCACAACAAACTTTTTTCCCTTGTTGCcacaaatgcaaaaacaatgataaattaaaaaaaataaataaatagaaagggGTCCATGACAATTTTTTCACCTATTCTTGAAGATGGCAAAAGaggtttgaaaaaagaaaaatccaactGTTGTCTGCCACAATTTTTGTCctgtcacaaaataaataaataagtaaaggtTCCTTTCCGAGAACAACCTGTACGGTTCAAATTAGTCTGGCTTCAAGCAGGGTCACTCTACTGAGACTGCTCCTGTCTGTAACAGAATCACTGcggtgtttattgtttattgtctgGCCAATCTTCAGCTCTTTAGCTGCTGGACCTCTCTGCAGTAGAACCACCAGATCCTCCTCTCGTCACTCACAGAACTTGGTATTTCAGGTTCTGCCCTCCGATGGTTCGAGTCCTACCTAGCAGATCTTTTAAAGTATCTTGGAAGAGAGAAGTGGcaaaactacaaaacctttccactggggtgcctcaaggatcagtgctaggcccccttctcttctcaatttacaccacctCGATTGGCACAACCATCCGCCATCATGGCTTCTCATACCATTGTTATGCCGATGTCCATctccacatggatgacagaacaccaccttcagctcaacctctcaAAGACGGAGCTCCTCGACGTCCCAGCCCGTCCCACTTTACatcagcctatcaatcttcagcttggatccatgcatCTTGTGCCCACAACCTCTGCACGAAAACCTGGGTGTCAAACCTgtgaccaactgaccttcaagcTTCATGTGTCCTCGATTGCCCGATCTTATCGATTCTCCccgtacaacatcaggaaaatcagagCCTACCTGACAGAGCAatcgacacaactcctggttcaggcccttgtgttatcccgttcagactactgcaactctctactggcgggtcttcctgctgcagcaccgagcctctgcagatgatccagaacgcggctgcacgtctggtcttcaaccagccaggagagctcatgtcactctgctcctcatctctctctctggctcctggtcacagcccgcatcaaactcaaagccttgtctcttgcctacaaaatagcaacacAGCCCCTgtttatctgaactcctttgttcagatcCACCaaccctcccgtccactacgctcttccagtgaaagacgtctggctcctccaccgctgaaggcctccacgtctcaaaccagactcttctcctctgtagagtCCTGGTGGTGGaacaaacttccaaactccctccgttctgctgagtccttctcaatctttaagaagagactgaagaccaactctttcctgaacaccttcactcttgatttACACTGACGACAACAACAAGTATCGCACTGACGGCTCAAAGACCTAAAAACACTTCTTAATACACGTCCTAATagactcaaactgaacccacggctcttactcttgctatgtttcttgacttcatatAGAATTGcagaattgtagaattgtaaatgaatgaataaaataaaaaaatataatttttgggggggaaaaaggcCCAtggaaaaaatctaaatcaaactTAAACCAAAAAAAGGCCCATTAATAAAAGTTTTCACCTgttgtcaaagaaaaaaaaattcgcctgattttcatgatgaaaaagaaaaattagtcaaagaaacatgaaaaaacaaacgaTTCAcctgttaaaaaacaaagtgaaaattactaaatataataataaaaaaaaatctgtttcttgCCTTTCAAGGCTTCgatacttttcttttaaaatgtgcaattaaataaagaaagaaatattaatAAAGAATTTTCTTAGACTGTGTGTCCAGCCTTGTGGGACAAATACCTTAATCACTTTGTattaagaaaaatgtttcataaatgcagagcattattttcattattttctagtGAGGAACTTTTTTTCTGACCGACTAATTTTTGTTCAACTTTTATTCCCAAATGTGTCGTTAAGTACCAACACAGACCTAACGATGATGATGACCTCCATCCTGAAATCCCAGGTTGGATTTTAACTGTTAAACCTCTTGAAGATAATGGTTTTGGATCAGTCAGAGTAAATAACATGAATTATTAACTGAGCACTGAAGGCCTTCAGTGACATAAATACTGACGTCACGCTGCTCTGAGGCCGACTGAAGATCTGAACATTCaatatttgtctgtttgtgtttttcagaaaGCACACATAACATCCCGACAACACgagatatggaaatgtttgtccTGCACTGAAACTGTGTCAAGAGGCAAAGCTGCACAATTAAAAACTAGTTACATTTAGCTTTGAACAACCAGTTTTTATGCCAACTTTGAGAAATTGATGGACAAGAACTATACAAGACAGAAtctgcaaaataaaagaaaataagtaaacaaatatttcattaaatgtaaaaaaaaaaaaataataataataataataatgatattatgGGTGtctactttaaaaataaatggtagACCCTTTCTATTTaatcaagcttttattttgaaacaatgTTCTATccttagtttttaatttttaatctttccttctttttttttttttttacattattacatcATTATTAGGTcttattttattgcattgtattgacttttattaattgtttttatcataacatataataataatttagtttagtttgtctaatttttatgttttttattttattttattttatttcattgtgtgtgtgttgtttcatGTCAGCTATGTAGCTATGCTATAtacaatttttacattttgtgtgctGTATGTGCTCCATTAAGCTTCACGTGAAATGTATCTATTTAATTGGAGTCAATATTTGAGGCTTTCCAGGAAAAAGTAAATGTTCACAATTCAATTAAATTGCTGATCCTGCAGAACTGTTTGTGTGTTCGGACCAGAATATCTGACACAGAGGAGACTTCCACCTCACGTGGCATCGATCCCCGACACAGTGTCAATgccctgaaaaaacaaacaaactacaaaCTACAAACCACATAACTCAGGTATAAAATAAGGATCGACTCAAACTTCTCTGGCTGTTTCTTGTAAGAGGTCAAAGGGAAAGTTGAGAGTTTTTAAAGTTTGGTTGTATGAGGAATGTATCCATAATCTGTGTATTTCTACAGTATTTTTAACAGTTGACACATCCCTactttggagaagcaggcaggagtatcagcatgaaaatactgtacttgagtaaacaCACTCAGTAACAACCTTTCACTAGGAgtactttttaatttgtgtaAATTGAAGACATTTCTCTcttttacatcatttacacacagtgttattactatgccaatagccgtcctttgttacatcctttttgagtgaaatgatcaataaatgtcatatgttacacttttggtgaagttttttgtgtttcctgcaaaacttgaaaaaatgagttagtcGATTATTTTTACAGGGTGACGAATTATCTATAAATACTTTCTGTCACCACTATGACAGTGAACGTTGTAATACCATTTCTGACCGGCGGGGGGCGGTGTTTCACCACAAactctgagtttttttttttttttttttttacagcagacgAAGAAGACGCAGCAGAACGGAAGCAGTATGGCTCCTAGTgtggatgtttgttgttgtgtcttgtaaactttctgttttctgctgCTGGAGAAACAAACCGTCCTCATGTCGTGATGTTTGAGCTGCGGGCGGTGAAGCAGCTGCTGGCCGACAGACTGGCGGCGGCGGCGGAGCAGATCTTCAGCACGTTCACATCAGgtatgtaaacaacaacaaaaacaaccaataaacacacaacacagtctAATAACACATAACATCTCAGGCCTCTTCCATAAAGTGAGTTTACCAGATTTACTAGCTAGCTACTAGTCATTAATCTATCTATtaataaaactgatttatttgGTTTATAGGTTTtgggaaagaaagaaactttaGGTTtgtaaacaaaataacaaacggttttttttaataagaaatgCTTTCACACCAACTacttttatataataaaatagacTGATCGATTTTCctgattttagagggaaaaaaTCACCAGTTACCAACATTTTTGAGCTGAAATGAAAgtagacttcttttttttaagtggactGTGCAGTGATATGACCgtgcaaaggtactcagaagggaggaagaacaattaaaaaaaaaaagttaaaaaggcccatggattttgtttttcaccaacgacgaaaaaaaaaaatacggaaggggggtaatatttagaggaAAAAGGGGCAAATCATgaggaaaaagtagcagatttatgagattaaaagtggcaaatctaagagaagttgcagatttatggaAAAA
This window contains:
- the g6pc1a.2 gene encoding glucose-6-phosphatase catalytic subunit 1, whose translation is MDAVMDAMQGFGVSTTRYLQTNYQDAQGLFLWVSWAADLRNTFFIFFPLWFHLRSSVAVKLIWVAVIGDWLNLVFKWILFGERPYWWVHETAHYANTVRPHIEQYPMTCETGPGSPSGHAMGAAGVYYTLVTSILAIMTSKKKFGGKKPTNRERYLKVALWTLFGGVQVCVCLSRVFIAAHFPHQVIAGVISGMIVAEAFNRTQWIYNASMKKYFYTTLFLTSFAVGFYLLLRVVGVDLLWTLEKAQRWCDKPEWVHLDSTPFASLLRNMGTLFGLGLGLHSPLYTQTKRSSSTLVKACCILSSLFLLHLFDSFKPPTHTVPLFYLLSFCKSATVPLVTVSIIPYCVNGALSLQSKKGV